GAGGACATGGGCAGTGCTATCGTACCCCGCGTAGGGGACGAGCTTGCGCTTCTGCGCGACTGGTGCTGCCTGAGGCTTCCGGACAGACTTGATGTATTCGGCCTCTTTGCGCAGATACTCGCGGTTCAGGTGATCGTTGATCAGCACGTCAGCCTCATGCTCCTTGATGTCCAAGGCCTCGGCGACGGCGATGGAATCGGGACCGAAACGGGCGTAGGCGTCGAGGAAGGTCATGCGAGACCTCCGAAGACGATTTTTTTGAGAAGACGCACCCTCATCCTCTTGAACTCACGAAGCCGCGAAAATAAATTTTCGACGGGCGCTGGGCACCAGCGCTTTCCTTGTTGAAAACCAACGAATTCAGTGAGGTAGCAATGCACTCGAAGATGTTTGAACGGCCAGTTTACCTGCGTGAAAGGAAGGATCTGGTCCTCGAAATCACCAACCTCGACGACGCGATCGATTTCCTTGAGGAATGGTCCAAAGGAGATCGCGATATCATTCACGAGGCGACCCTGAAGACTTGTTACCTGGCCCATGACGGCCACAAGCCAGTTCAGGTGGCGCGCGACGCCCTTCGCTCCTTCGCGAAGAAGAAGGGCATACTGGTCAAGGCCCCGGCGGTTCTGCCGTGGATGGTCAAGACGAAATCGGGCGGCGGCAGGCTCTCCCCTTAAGCTGACAATCGAGAGCGAGAGGCTGCGCTTGCGGCCTCTCCGGTCCCAGCCTGACGGCGGGTATGGGAGGTGGAGCTTAATCATGCCGCCACCTCGTCGAACTTCGTCGCCTCGTTGCCGAAGGCATGCCAGCCAGGCCGGCACTCTCGAGCGAACACGTCGGCCCGCCGCGCGTGCGGCATCACTCGATCGCAAAGGGCGTAGAATTCGTCTGGCTTGCGGCTATGCTCGCGGGCGATGCCGTCGAAGATGGTCTGAGGAATCGCGGCCTGCTTCGGATTGCCCAGAGTGGCCACGACGACCACCTCGCCAGTGGTGCGGACGCGGTAGCCCGTGCCCATGCGAACCTTGCCGGCCGGCGTCGTCTTCCGCCACACAAGCACCGACTTGTATTCGAAGCCCCAGGCTTTGACGCAAGCGATCGCCAACGGCAGTTGCGGCGCAGTCGCCCAGCAATAGAGAAGGCAGTCCATCGATGCCAGCTTGCCAACTGGCAAGGCTAGAACAGCAGCATCGGTCATCAGATCGTACTTCGCCAGAGCGGACTTTTTTGCGCCTTCCTTACTGTAGAGGTCGAAACCCCACGGTGGATCGATGACCATCATCTCGTAGTGGAGCGGCAGCAGAGGATCGAAAAACCAATCGGTCACGCCTCACCTCCTTGGAACAAACACCGCTCTGTCGCGGTTGCACCATCAAACAGGAGGCCAGAATGCCGAGAACCCCGATACCGGATATCCCAGACCCAGATTTCACGCCGGACCTGCCGCCGGATGTTCCGCCGGATCTGCCGGAGCCCCCGATCGAGGAGCCAGAGCCCGACGTCGGTCCCGACGAGGCGCCGCCAATCACTCCGGTGCCAGGCGCGGAAATTCCACCGAAGATGTGAGCATGACCCGAGCCCAGACTGTGGAGCGAAACGAAGGGCGCAACCCGCAGTTAGGGCAGTGAGGAAAAGGAAGCGGAGATGATCGAGAGTTGGAACGAGTGCGTTATCATCCAGCTTCCGGACCTCGACGGGGTGCAGATGGTCTGGACGCCCGCCCGGGCATCCACTCTGCTCAGCGACCATTGGCCGGTCTACTACGGCGTCGCTTATACCGACGCCCTCAATAAATGCACGGACGCGATGCTCGGCACCTTCCCATGGGAACAGGCGCGAGAAGCTTTCCTGGAAGCCATAGCTGAAGCGAAGATCACGAAGCTCCACTGACAAGCTCATGCTGCCACCCCTTCCTGATTTCGCCTCTGAAGTGCCTTCAGGTACGCGGCCTTGATCTCCTCGAACCGGGCGATGTCGTATTCCTTGGTGGCGATTTCGCCCTCTGGGCGCGGCTTCTTTGAGCCGTGGCCGTGGTCATCGAGCCAGGTCATGGCGCTGGCAATGCGGCGATCGAGCCAAGCGATCATTTCGGCAGGGTCGGTCATTTTCCCTCCTGCTTGCCGCGGCGAAGCTCGGATGCCTTGTGATCGACGCGAGCAATCGTCATGAGAACCGGCTTCAGTTCATCGGGAGCGGTGTCGTAGGCCATGACGCGGGTTGCGCGGCCGCCGTTCAATCGCGGCAACACTCCACGCGGGATCAGCAGCCAGTTCGCCGGGTCGGTATTCAGCCGGTTGCCGTCAACGCTCTTCAGGCACATGCCGTCTGGGATCGGTCCGTTGACCTGTTCCCAGAGGTAGACGTGCTTCAGGACATAGCGGCGCTCGTACCCGGTGTGCGGGTTCTGCTCGTCGATGCTGATTTCGACGTAACCGTCCTTGCTGACGCGCTCGTGGCCAAGGAACTTGGTGTTGTGCGGTAGGCCACCGGCCTTGAATTGAGTTCGGCGCGCGTTCGGGTGGCGACCGCCCTTCCCGGGCTCGCAGGGCACGCCCTTGTTGACGGGGACCTGGCCCTTCACGAAGCAACCCGTACGGCCGGTCTTCCAGCCCTTGCGCTTGCGCAGCGCGTGCAGGTTTACCGCGGAGACGTCATCGCGCTGGAAGGTCGACGAGAATACGCGGTGATAGTCGCCGATTGGCAGAGTGCGGTTCGCCTCAAGCCATTCCATTTCGGCGGCGCTGTAGCTGATCCACTTGCCCTTCATTTCTCGGTACCGTCCGTGATGGCTTTGCCGTCGAGGGTTTCGGGCTGGCGGAAAATCGTCGGGAGCATCGGCTTGAAGCGGTCGCCGTGGTTTGCGACCAGCGTCGCGGCCTTGAGCGAAAGGTCGGAATTGCGAATAAGCTGCTCGCTGACGGCGACGATTGCGTCGGTGCGCTTCACCTCGGTTTCGATCTGCTCGACGGTAAGGTTCTCGTCGCTCAACCGCTCAAGCTGAGAAAACAGGTGGTTGTTCAAGTCGATGAGTCGGTTCTTCATGACAGCGCCTTTGGGTTCTCTTTGAGGGTGACGATCCATGCGAGGACGAGCGCGGCCTCTTTGCCGGGCTTGTCTTTGAGACGGTCCTCGATCTCGGAAGCGGCGTAGAAAAGGGCGTCAGCGCGCGTTTGGGCGAACCTTCCCCACTTGGGGCCGACCCGATAGCCACCGCCGAAGTTGTCGCAATGAAAACTGGCCGACCACATCCACAGGCCGTCCGTGTGCTGGTGCAGTTGGATCGTAGCTCGGTCCCATGCCAAACGCGGATGCCGAAGCCGGTACACGGCGTCCGGATCGCCGTTGATTACGCCACCATCCGGATCGACCGACTTTCGAATTGCCGGACCGCGTAGCGTGTCGAACAGGCTCAGTTGCTGCATCACTGATCTTCGTCCTTCAGTTCCGGTGCCAAATACTCGGCCCAGTCCAACCTACGGCCGGCGATCCGCTGCCACCGACGAGCGAGCCGGAGCCGCATTGACGCGGGCAAGCTTCGCATCCAGCGCAGCCAGACGGGCACGCAGTTCTCTTTGTTCACGCTTGCTCTCCTCGATTGCTGCTGCCCGCAGCGCATCCATTTCTTCGGCGTCAATCCGCCGT
The nucleotide sequence above comes from Ensifer sp. PDNC004. Encoded proteins:
- a CDS encoding DUF982 domain-containing protein, with product MHSKMFERPVYLRERKDLVLEITNLDDAIDFLEEWSKGDRDIIHEATLKTCYLAHDGHKPVQVARDALRSFAKKKGILVKAPAVLPWMVKTKSGGGRLSP
- a CDS encoding MT-A70 family methyltransferase gives rise to the protein MTDWFFDPLLPLHYEMMVIDPPWGFDLYSKEGAKKSALAKYDLMTDAAVLALPVGKLASMDCLLYCWATAPQLPLAIACVKAWGFEYKSVLVWRKTTPAGKVRMGTGYRVRTTGEVVVVATLGNPKQAAIPQTIFDGIAREHSRKPDEFYALCDRVMPHARRADVFARECRPGWHAFGNEATKFDEVAA
- a CDS encoding DUF982 domain-containing protein; this encodes MIESWNECVIIQLPDLDGVQMVWTPARASTLLSDHWPVYYGVAYTDALNKCTDAMLGTFPWEQAREAFLEAIAEAKITKLH
- a CDS encoding HNH endonuclease signature motif containing protein, producing the protein MKGKWISYSAAEMEWLEANRTLPIGDYHRVFSSTFQRDDVSAVNLHALRKRKGWKTGRTGCFVKGQVPVNKGVPCEPGKGGRHPNARRTQFKAGGLPHNTKFLGHERVSKDGYVEISIDEQNPHTGYERRYVLKHVYLWEQVNGPIPDGMCLKSVDGNRLNTDPANWLLIPRGVLPRLNGGRATRVMAYDTAPDELKPVLMTIARVDHKASELRRGKQEGK